A single Natrinema pellirubrum DSM 15624 DNA region contains:
- a CDS encoding 4Fe-4S ferredoxin N-terminal domain-containing protein gives MSFDDDTSDDEAFHPLGESWQDDLEEMLDETEYDTELGMEMGRDAMRVTKGELSEEEFHERYHDDVVAEFGEDERPIASPDDADGNEDGIGSTLLEFANGDGSRREMLKKTGAGLGFASLGWGAVDQQEPEPAVEEAGEVQDADEGTQWGMTIDLENCDGCLACVTACNQEHNWDQGSNWMYVLAFEDGSVESPDPDTVDVDPEDCGDNPVVHEFNYLVRPCQHCTDAPCEKVCPTTARHTREKGGMVLTDYDICIGCRYCQVACPYGVNYFQWEEPETDEDELSADMVYDYRDRRVSARAPRGVMSKCVFDPARQDGNFGEGNVGTVACEVACPPNVIQFGDKNNPASDPERYRENPARSRTIINLNAELPSADSVSSSLEGVSGNLDAVIDAVDEFTRTRIALATGVQITQEEYEEEAPPGDSLPDKETGILEVVSAIEDTGLVLESEQVREELGLLADQFEGPSQDVQVADTEEVAQELFEDYVNAPQNEFELLADIGTNPNVDYLGHEPGPEAEQVRGPVSYADVGMLNRRQNALEKRTIGLGPIDSS, from the coding sequence ATGAGTTTCGACGACGACACCTCGGACGACGAGGCGTTTCACCCCCTCGGTGAGTCGTGGCAGGACGACCTCGAGGAGATGCTCGACGAGACCGAGTACGACACCGAACTCGGCATGGAAATGGGGAGAGACGCCATGCGGGTCACGAAGGGGGAACTCTCGGAGGAGGAGTTCCACGAGCGATATCACGACGACGTGGTCGCGGAGTTCGGCGAGGACGAACGGCCGATCGCCAGCCCGGACGATGCGGACGGCAACGAGGATGGGATCGGGTCGACGCTGTTGGAATTCGCCAACGGCGACGGATCCCGTCGTGAGATGCTCAAAAAGACCGGGGCCGGGCTGGGGTTCGCGAGTCTCGGCTGGGGCGCGGTCGATCAACAGGAGCCGGAGCCCGCCGTCGAGGAGGCGGGAGAAGTCCAGGACGCAGACGAGGGAACCCAGTGGGGGATGACGATCGACCTCGAGAACTGTGACGGCTGTCTCGCCTGCGTGACCGCTTGCAATCAGGAACACAACTGGGACCAGGGGTCAAACTGGATGTACGTCCTCGCCTTCGAGGACGGCTCGGTCGAGTCTCCGGATCCCGACACCGTCGACGTCGACCCCGAGGACTGTGGGGACAACCCGGTCGTCCACGAGTTCAACTACCTCGTCCGCCCGTGTCAGCACTGCACCGACGCGCCCTGCGAGAAGGTCTGTCCGACGACGGCCCGTCATACCCGCGAGAAGGGTGGGATGGTACTGACCGACTACGACATCTGCATCGGCTGCCGGTACTGTCAGGTCGCCTGCCCGTACGGCGTCAACTACTTCCAGTGGGAGGAACCGGAAACCGACGAGGACGAACTCAGTGCCGACATGGTCTACGACTATCGCGACCGGCGCGTCAGCGCTCGTGCCCCTCGCGGCGTCATGTCGAAGTGCGTCTTCGACCCCGCCCGTCAGGACGGGAACTTCGGCGAGGGCAACGTCGGCACGGTCGCCTGCGAGGTCGCCTGCCCACCGAACGTGATCCAGTTCGGCGACAAGAACAACCCCGCGAGCGATCCCGAACGGTACAGGGAGAACCCGGCTCGATCGCGAACGATCATCAACCTGAATGCGGAGCTTCCGTCCGCGGATTCGGTTTCGTCGTCGCTCGAGGGCGTCAGCGGGAATTTAGACGCGGTCATCGATGCCGTCGACGAGTTCACGAGGACGCGAATCGCGCTCGCGACGGGGGTCCAAATCACCCAAGAGGAGTACGAGGAGGAAGCGCCGCCGGGCGATTCGCTCCCGGACAAGGAAACGGGCATCCTCGAGGTCGTCAGCGCGATCGAAGACACCGGCCTCGTCCTCGAAAGCGAGCAGGTTCGCGAGGAACTCGGGTTGCTGGCGGACCAGTTCGAGGGGCCGAGCCAGGACGTCCAGGTCGCCGACACGGAAGAGGTCGCACAGGAACTGTTCGAGGATTACGTCAACGCGCCCCAAAACGAGTTCGAGTTGCTCGCGGATATCGGAACGAACCCGAACGTCGACTACCTCGGCCATGAACCCGGGCCCGAAGCCGAGCAGGTTCGCGGACCGGTCTCGTACGCGGACGTCGGCATGCTCAATAGGCGCCAGAACGCCCTCGAGAAGCGGACTATCGGCCTCGGGCCGATCGACTCGTCTTGA
- a CDS encoding (R)-citramalate synthase — MKFSDEYNHRSDDNTRSSRNSPLLPVTHSPEQTIASDRTVRLLDTTLRDGEQAPGVSLSPDEKVEIARSLERAGVSVIEAGSACTGAGERQAISRVTDLDLDARVTSFCRGMKGDIDLALECDVDGVHIVVPASDRHVEGKVGTSRADNLENTAELVAYAKENDLWVEVIGEDGSRADLDYLEELAETSFEAGADRFCFADTVGHTGPEHTHEAVSRLADLGPVSAHTHDDLGLGVTNALAAVSAGADLVHCTVDGLGERAGNVALEEVAIALDHVYDVETLDLEEVYDLAQTVARATGVQLPPNKAVIGENAFTHESGIHTDGTLKDDKMYEPYAPETVGRERRLALGKHTGRAGVRAALEEHDVEAADDEVAEIATRVTELGDRGRRVTDADLLAIAEDVTGDDRERVVDLLDLSATSGGAVPTASVRLDVDGEERVASGTGSGPVDAAVSAVREALGSMADAELESYHVDAVTGGTDAVVTVEVTMVRNDRSVTVARSEADITRASVKAMVDALDRLLAADQQPLAPADD, encoded by the coding sequence GTGAAATTCTCCGACGAGTATAATCACCGTTCCGACGACAACACCCGCAGTTCCCGTAATTCACCACTCTTGCCTGTAACTCACTCACCCGAACAGACGATCGCATCGGACCGTACAGTACGCCTGCTTGATACGACGCTTCGCGACGGCGAGCAAGCGCCGGGCGTCTCGCTCTCGCCCGACGAGAAGGTCGAAATCGCCCGCTCGCTCGAGCGCGCGGGCGTCTCCGTCATCGAAGCCGGCAGCGCCTGTACCGGTGCGGGTGAGCGACAGGCCATCTCGCGGGTGACCGACCTCGATCTCGACGCCCGCGTCACCAGCTTCTGTCGCGGAATGAAAGGCGACATCGACCTCGCGCTCGAGTGTGATGTCGACGGGGTTCACATCGTCGTCCCCGCCAGCGATCGCCACGTCGAGGGCAAGGTCGGCACGTCCCGCGCGGACAACCTCGAAAACACCGCCGAACTGGTGGCCTACGCCAAAGAGAACGACCTCTGGGTCGAGGTCATCGGCGAGGACGGCTCGCGAGCGGATCTCGACTACCTCGAGGAACTCGCCGAGACGTCCTTCGAGGCCGGCGCGGACCGATTCTGTTTCGCCGACACCGTCGGCCACACCGGCCCCGAACACACCCACGAGGCCGTCTCCCGACTCGCCGACCTCGGTCCGGTGAGCGCCCACACCCACGATGACCTCGGGCTGGGCGTCACGAACGCGCTCGCGGCCGTCTCCGCGGGGGCCGACCTGGTCCACTGCACGGTCGACGGGCTCGGCGAACGCGCCGGCAACGTCGCCCTCGAAGAGGTCGCGATCGCGCTCGATCACGTCTACGACGTCGAAACGCTCGATCTCGAAGAGGTGTACGACCTCGCCCAGACCGTCGCCCGGGCGACGGGCGTCCAGCTCCCGCCGAACAAGGCCGTCATCGGCGAGAACGCCTTCACCCACGAGAGCGGCATCCACACCGACGGCACGCTCAAAGACGACAAGATGTACGAGCCCTACGCCCCTGAGACGGTCGGGCGCGAACGCCGGCTCGCGCTGGGCAAACACACCGGTCGCGCCGGCGTCAGGGCCGCGCTCGAGGAACACGACGTCGAGGCCGCCGACGACGAGGTCGCCGAGATCGCGACTCGCGTGACGGAACTGGGCGACCGTGGCCGCCGGGTCACCGACGCCGACCTGCTGGCGATCGCCGAGGACGTCACCGGGGACGACCGCGAGCGCGTCGTCGACCTCCTCGATCTCTCCGCCACCAGCGGCGGGGCGGTCCCGACCGCGAGCGTCCGCCTCGACGTCGACGGCGAGGAACGCGTCGCCAGCGGCACCGGCTCCGGCCCCGTCGACGCCGCCGTCTCCGCCGTCCGCGAGGCGCTGGGCTCGATGGCCGACGCCGAACTCGAGTCCTACCACGTCGACGCCGTCACTGGCGGCACCGACGCCGTCGTCACTGTCGAAGTCACGATGGTCCGCAATGACCGCTCGGTGACGGTCGCCCGCAGCGAGGCCGACATCACTCGTGCGAGCGTGAAAGCGATGGTCGACGCGCTCGATCGGCTGCTCGCGGCCGACCAGCAGCCGCTCGCACCGGCCGACGACTGA
- a CDS encoding DUF192 domain-containing protein has protein sequence MRLVHEPASDADDEIVEERTETLATTVEVADTLVSQARGLMFRRSVPDDYALAFRFDDPAVRDLHMLFVFFPIDALWIEDGVVQRVERLRPWRSFARARADLIVELPAGSAAGVEAGDRVRLEDAGPESGTGGFKTP, from the coding sequence GTGCGACTCGTCCACGAGCCGGCGTCCGACGCCGACGACGAGATAGTCGAGGAGCGGACGGAAACGCTGGCGACGACGGTCGAGGTCGCGGACACGCTCGTGAGCCAGGCCCGCGGGCTCATGTTCCGGCGCTCGGTGCCCGACGACTACGCGCTCGCCTTTCGGTTCGACGACCCGGCGGTCCGGGACCTTCACATGCTGTTCGTGTTCTTTCCGATCGACGCCCTCTGGATAGAGGACGGAGTCGTCCAGCGCGTCGAGCGGCTCCGGCCGTGGCGGAGTTTCGCCCGCGCCCGAGCCGATCTCATCGTGGAACTGCCGGCCGGCAGCGCCGCGGGTGTCGAGGCCGGCGACCGGGTCCGCCTCGAGGACGCCGGCCCCGAGTCCGGAACCGGCGGTTTTAAGACACCGTGA
- a CDS encoding DUF7097 family protein: protein MEKTPQGTSVGVDDPYEFAGVCDYLTGEGTCRYAFDHYDHDPEFARERAAEDYECPVVDPESDPSWADCPHFRSRNHDRECVRCGLAEKRMAHDDERPLLEEHHLSYDRDGETLSHEITVYLCRWFHSKVHDSWARITDDAAPDPEAIAALEQRRGREQSELGFESAAERYDDS, encoded by the coding sequence ATGGAGAAAACGCCGCAGGGAACCTCGGTCGGCGTCGACGACCCCTACGAGTTCGCGGGCGTCTGTGACTACCTGACCGGCGAGGGGACGTGTCGGTACGCCTTCGATCACTACGACCACGACCCCGAGTTCGCCCGCGAGCGCGCTGCCGAGGACTACGAGTGTCCCGTCGTCGACCCCGAGTCCGACCCCTCGTGGGCCGACTGCCCGCACTTCCGGTCGCGGAATCACGATCGCGAGTGCGTTCGCTGTGGCCTCGCGGAAAAGCGGATGGCCCACGACGACGAGCGACCGCTGCTCGAGGAACACCACCTCTCCTACGATCGCGACGGCGAGACCCTCTCTCACGAGATCACGGTCTATCTCTGTCGCTGGTTCCACTCGAAGGTCCACGATTCGTGGGCGCGGATCACCGACGACGCCGCGCCCGACCCCGAGGCGATCGCCGCCCTCGAGCAGCGACGGGGCCGCGAACAGTCGGAACTGGGGTTCGAGTCGGCGGCGGAACGATACGACGACTCCTAG
- a CDS encoding SDR family oxidoreductase — MATDADVERTADDGADGTVVEDDPGRETTVDDAGPAGDEDRYTRKQSVLITGCSSGIGRATARAFLDDDWQVFATARNVDDVADLADEGCETLALDVTDPEQVARTVEEVVDVAGSIDCVVNNAGYAQMGPLEDVSTSDLHRQFDVNVYGPHRLTRAALPHMRAQGEGRIVNVSSVSGRISMPGSGAYSGSKFALEGMSDALRAEVDEFDIDVVLIEPGPVETAFTTRVDEELPENERTADYESLYELYDDAQLIGGGSGGPFASEPEDVAEAILESATSPDPPARYPVGPLAQYGLYARFLPASIRDKLYGLVRKLV; from the coding sequence ATGGCTACCGATGCGGACGTCGAGAGGACAGCCGACGATGGCGCCGACGGGACCGTCGTCGAGGACGACCCCGGCCGCGAGACCACCGTGGACGACGCGGGCCCCGCAGGCGACGAGGACCGCTACACGCGCAAGCAGTCGGTACTCATCACCGGCTGCTCGTCCGGCATCGGTCGCGCGACCGCCCGCGCCTTCCTCGACGACGACTGGCAGGTCTTCGCGACGGCGCGCAACGTCGACGACGTCGCCGACCTCGCGGACGAGGGCTGTGAGACCCTCGCGCTGGACGTCACCGACCCCGAACAGGTCGCCCGGACCGTCGAGGAAGTCGTCGACGTCGCCGGCTCGATCGATTGCGTCGTGAACAACGCCGGCTACGCCCAGATGGGCCCGCTCGAGGACGTCTCGACGAGCGACCTCCACCGACAGTTCGACGTCAACGTCTACGGCCCCCACCGGCTGACCCGCGCCGCCCTCCCGCACATGCGTGCCCAGGGAGAGGGCCGAATCGTCAACGTCTCGAGCGTCTCCGGCCGGATCTCGATGCCCGGCTCGGGCGCGTACTCCGGCTCGAAGTTCGCCCTCGAGGGGATGAGCGACGCACTGCGGGCCGAAGTCGACGAGTTCGACATCGACGTGGTGCTGATCGAACCCGGGCCGGTCGAGACGGCGTTTACGACCCGCGTCGACGAGGAACTTCCGGAGAACGAGCGAACGGCAGACTACGAGTCGCTGTACGAACTCTACGACGACGCCCAACTGATCGGCGGCGGTAGCGGCGGCCCCTTCGCCTCCGAACCCGAGGACGTCGCCGAGGCGATCCTCGAGTCGGCGACCAGCCCCGATCCGCCGGCCCGGTACCCGGTCGGTCCCCTCGCGCAGTACGGGCTGTACGCCCGGTTCCTCCCGGCCTCGATTCGCGACAAGCTCTACGGGCTGGTCCGCAAACTCGTCTGA
- a CDS encoding endonuclease V yields MHQPRPDLAPDGSLSRAEMESLQREIASVATFEDDLSFDPAVLSNPLEAAASGDEQPVVVGVDQSFLTNEDGEQDRALSAVVATRGGEVIERVHAVTDLEIPYIPGLLSFREGRPILAALEELSVEPDLFLFDGSGRIHFRQAGIATHIGVVRNVPSVGVAKSLLCGTPRENTDDLLEGTTIGIEANSRVDAPDGTLLGYAVQTRQYDSPNRYINPLYVSPGHRVGPETAADIALALSSSYKLPEPVRLADKYADEAKGEIDT; encoded by the coding sequence ATGCACCAGCCCCGTCCCGACCTCGCTCCCGACGGCTCGCTCTCACGTGCGGAGATGGAGTCGCTCCAGCGAGAGATCGCTTCCGTCGCGACCTTCGAGGACGATCTGTCGTTCGATCCAGCCGTGCTGTCGAACCCGCTCGAGGCCGCGGCGAGCGGCGATGAGCAACCGGTCGTCGTCGGCGTCGATCAGTCGTTCCTGACGAACGAGGACGGCGAGCAGGACCGCGCCTTGAGCGCCGTCGTCGCGACCCGCGGCGGCGAGGTGATCGAGCGCGTCCACGCGGTGACCGACCTCGAGATCCCCTACATCCCCGGCCTGCTCTCCTTTCGCGAGGGGCGGCCGATCCTCGCGGCGCTCGAGGAACTGTCCGTCGAGCCCGACCTGTTCCTGTTCGACGGCAGCGGTCGGATTCACTTCCGGCAGGCCGGGATCGCGACCCACATCGGCGTGGTCCGGAACGTGCCAAGCGTCGGCGTCGCCAAGAGCCTGCTCTGTGGTACTCCACGTGAGAATACCGACGACCTCCTCGAGGGGACGACGATCGGTATCGAAGCGAACTCGAGGGTCGACGCGCCCGACGGTACCCTGCTGGGCTATGCGGTCCAGACGCGCCAGTACGACTCCCCGAACCGGTATATCAACCCGCTCTACGTCAGCCCCGGCCACCGCGTGGGCCCCGAGACGGCGGCCGACATCGCACTCGCGCTCTCCTCGTCGTACAAACTCCCAGAACCGGTCCGGCTCGCCGACAAGTACGCCGACGAGGCCAAGGGAGAGATCGATACGTAG
- a CDS encoding rhomboid family intramembrane serine protease, with protein sequence MAKCDVCGNDENMPYNCRHCGGTYCGDHRLPENHDCSGLENWNDPQGVFDSGFDDSVGSGGGTSRASGIMDKLPIDTGPGGPLAYFRGNMTYTFLLLIWVTYALQIFTLLISGLELHQSLFVLSSQHPEYVWTWVTSVFSHSPFLLPDGSFLHIVGNSIVIFFFGPLVERYVGSRNFAALFIVSGVLAGLGQIAISVAQGSPTAVLGASGAALAIMGVLTVLNPGLKVYLYFILPVPIWLLTAGYAFISVFFLTGATGGGGIAHGAHLVGLVIGLAYGQYVKQNRNVSAPSRLEFGGGGGGPGGPGGPGGPGRGRF encoded by the coding sequence ATGGCGAAGTGCGACGTGTGTGGGAACGACGAAAACATGCCGTATAACTGTCGTCACTGCGGCGGCACCTACTGTGGCGACCATCGGCTGCCCGAGAACCACGACTGCTCGGGACTCGAGAACTGGAACGACCCGCAGGGCGTCTTCGACAGCGGGTTCGACGACAGCGTCGGCTCCGGCGGGGGGACGTCCCGGGCCTCCGGGATCATGGACAAACTCCCGATCGACACTGGCCCGGGCGGCCCGCTGGCGTACTTCCGCGGGAACATGACCTACACGTTCTTGCTTCTGATCTGGGTCACCTACGCCCTCCAGATTTTCACACTCCTCATCAGCGGTCTGGAACTCCATCAGTCGCTGTTCGTCCTCTCGTCCCAGCATCCGGAGTACGTCTGGACGTGGGTCACGTCTGTCTTCTCCCACTCGCCGTTCCTCCTCCCCGATGGGAGCTTCTTGCACATCGTCGGGAACAGCATCGTGATATTCTTCTTCGGGCCGCTCGTCGAGCGGTACGTCGGCTCGCGGAACTTCGCGGCCCTGTTCATCGTCAGCGGCGTCCTCGCCGGCCTCGGCCAGATCGCGATCTCCGTCGCCCAAGGGAGTCCGACCGCCGTTCTCGGAGCCAGCGGCGCTGCCCTCGCGATCATGGGCGTCCTGACTGTCCTGAACCCCGGTCTGAAGGTCTATCTCTACTTCATCCTTCCCGTCCCAATCTGGCTGCTGACCGCCGGCTACGCCTTCATCAGCGTCTTCTTCCTCACCGGCGCGACCGGCGGCGGCGGTATCGCCCACGGCGCCCACCTCGTCGGCCTCGTGATCGGGCTCGCCTACGGCCAGTACGTCAAACAGAACCGCAACGTCAGCGCGCCCAGTCGCCTCGAGTTCGGCGGCGGCGGTGGCGGTCCCGGCGGGCCCGGTGGTCCGGGCGGGCCCGGCCGCGGCCGGTTCTGA
- a CDS encoding DUF5788 family protein has protein sequence MQEYERKQLLERVEREGATVGADIPETISVQGEEIDLRTFVFEIKRRETVPSGERDRVEQAKRNLRRERLERLERIEEGAITREEGEALAQSIIGIDRALNALESLGPTDLEREQRAKQAQDRKRWMSFLKKALGREDDGASRRGR, from the coding sequence GTGCAAGAGTACGAGCGCAAGCAACTGCTCGAGCGCGTCGAGCGCGAGGGCGCGACCGTCGGCGCGGACATCCCGGAGACGATCTCGGTCCAAGGCGAGGAGATCGATCTCCGGACCTTCGTCTTCGAGATCAAGCGCCGCGAGACGGTGCCGTCCGGCGAACGCGATCGCGTCGAACAGGCCAAGCGGAACCTGCGACGCGAGCGGCTCGAGCGACTCGAGCGGATCGAGGAGGGCGCGATCACCCGCGAGGAAGGCGAGGCACTCGCCCAGAGCATCATCGGCATCGACCGGGCGTTGAACGCCCTCGAGAGCCTCGGCCCGACGGATCTCGAGCGCGAGCAACGGGCCAAGCAGGCCCAGGACCGCAAGCGCTGGATGTCCTTCCTGAAGAAGGCGCTGGGTCGGGAGGACGACGGGGCCTCCCGGAGGGGCCGATGA
- the polX gene encoding DNA polymerase/3'-5' exonuclease PolX: MTTNAEIAARFEEFADLLEADDVEYKPRAYRRAAENVRAHPSPIADRVADGDREVLENIDGVGDAISSKIVEYVETGEIEELAELRAELPIDIADITRIEGVGPKTAGKLYRELGVETLDDLEDAAEAGEIQDVKGFGPKTEANILENLEFARTVGQRQLLGEARPLADDVLAYLEGLEAVERCEVAGSIRRWRETIGDVDVLAATEDGEAVVEQFVSWESVDDEIESGPEKASVRVGESRVDLRVVVPAEFGSALQYFTGSKDHNVALRNYAIDRGMKLNEYGAFDVSDVEDHEAGQRVGDRVAGETEAGMYEALGLAWIPPELRTDRGEIDAAENDVLPALLERGDIRGDLHTHTEWSDGNTSIEAMVEAAAERGYDYFGIADHAEGPGVVGDMGLADDEILEQVEEIRAVGDDAEIEVFAGIEANVDAAGEIDLSDDVIDALDVIVASTHSALSQDAETATERLVRAVENPTIDVLGHPSGRLLNERSGLEFDATALGAAAADHDTALEVNSNPRRLDLWGSAVQAAIDEGAVIAVNTDAHRPATLEYMRWGVHTARRGWAEPDDVINAWELAELRQFLH; this comes from the coding sequence ATGACGACCAACGCCGAGATCGCGGCCCGATTCGAGGAGTTCGCCGACCTGCTCGAGGCCGACGACGTCGAGTACAAGCCCCGCGCCTACCGGCGCGCGGCCGAGAACGTCCGGGCCCATCCCTCGCCGATCGCGGACCGAGTCGCGGACGGCGATCGTGAAGTCCTCGAAAACATCGACGGCGTCGGCGACGCCATCTCGTCGAAGATCGTCGAGTACGTCGAGACCGGCGAGATCGAGGAACTCGCGGAACTGCGGGCCGAGCTGCCGATCGACATCGCCGACATCACCCGCATCGAGGGCGTCGGTCCGAAGACCGCCGGGAAGCTGTATCGGGAACTCGGGGTCGAGACGCTGGACGACCTTGAGGACGCCGCCGAAGCGGGCGAGATACAGGACGTCAAGGGCTTCGGTCCCAAAACCGAGGCGAACATCCTCGAGAACCTCGAGTTCGCCCGAACGGTCGGCCAGCGCCAGCTCCTGGGTGAGGCCCGGCCGCTTGCTGACGACGTCCTCGCGTACCTCGAGGGCCTCGAGGCAGTCGAGCGGTGTGAAGTCGCGGGTTCGATCCGCCGGTGGCGCGAGACGATCGGCGACGTGGACGTCCTCGCGGCGACCGAAGACGGCGAGGCGGTCGTCGAGCAGTTCGTTTCGTGGGAGTCGGTCGACGACGAGATCGAATCCGGCCCCGAGAAGGCAAGCGTCCGCGTCGGCGAGAGCCGTGTCGACCTGCGGGTCGTCGTCCCCGCGGAGTTCGGCTCGGCGCTGCAGTACTTCACGGGGAGCAAGGACCACAACGTCGCCCTGCGCAACTACGCGATCGACCGCGGGATGAAGTTGAACGAGTACGGGGCCTTCGACGTCAGCGACGTGGAAGACCACGAAGCGGGCCAGCGCGTCGGCGACCGCGTCGCGGGTGAGACCGAGGCGGGCATGTACGAGGCGCTCGGGCTTGCGTGGATCCCGCCCGAACTCCGGACCGATCGCGGCGAGATCGACGCCGCCGAGAACGACGTGTTACCGGCCCTGCTCGAGCGCGGCGATATCCGCGGCGACCTGCATACCCACACCGAGTGGTCCGACGGCAACACCTCGATCGAGGCGATGGTCGAGGCCGCCGCCGAGCGGGGCTACGACTACTTCGGCATCGCCGACCACGCCGAGGGACCGGGCGTCGTCGGCGATATGGGCCTCGCCGACGACGAGATCCTCGAACAGGTCGAGGAAATTCGCGCGGTCGGCGACGACGCCGAAATCGAGGTCTTCGCGGGGATCGAGGCCAACGTCGACGCCGCGGGCGAGATCGACCTCTCCGACGACGTGATCGACGCGCTGGACGTGATCGTCGCCTCGACCCACAGCGCCCTGAGTCAGGACGCCGAGACCGCGACCGAGCGGCTCGTCCGCGCCGTCGAGAACCCGACGATCGACGTGCTTGGCCACCCCAGCGGCCGCCTGCTCAACGAGCGCTCCGGCCTCGAGTTCGACGCGACCGCGCTCGGGGCGGCCGCCGCCGACCACGACACCGCCCTCGAGGTCAACAGCAATCCCCGGCGGCTGGATCTCTGGGGCAGCGCCGTGCAGGCGGCCATCGACGAGGGCGCGGTGATCGCGGTCAACACCGACGCCCACCGGCCCGCGACGCTCGAGTACATGCGCTGGGGCGTCCACACCGCGCGGCGCGGCTGGGCCGAGCCCGACGACGTGATCAACGCCTGGGAACTCGCCGAGTTACGGCAGTTCCTCCACTGA
- a CDS encoding Mut7-C RNAse domain-containing protein — translation MRLLLDLMCGGLRAYLRMCNHDTAYAGDRGLEADDDLLAVARDEDRTVVTRGVALAARADESILLESRDVEAQLAELDDAGVDLTLADDPAFCGRCNGPLESVDPSASTPEYAPDPSDLESWVCRDCGQYFWQGSHWDRVAETLSRVGDADGAQ, via the coding sequence ATGCGACTTCTCCTCGATCTCATGTGCGGCGGGCTCCGTGCCTATCTGCGGATGTGTAACCACGACACCGCCTACGCCGGCGACCGCGGCCTCGAGGCCGACGACGATCTCCTCGCCGTCGCCCGAGACGAGGACCGAACCGTCGTCACGCGAGGCGTCGCCCTCGCGGCCCGCGCCGACGAGTCGATCCTCCTCGAGAGCCGCGACGTCGAAGCACAACTCGCCGAACTCGACGACGCGGGCGTCGATCTCACGCTGGCCGACGACCCCGCGTTCTGCGGACGGTGTAACGGCCCGCTCGAGTCGGTCGATCCAAGCGCGTCGACGCCGGAGTACGCGCCCGATCCGTCGGACCTCGAGAGCTGGGTCTGTCGGGACTGCGGCCAATACTTCTGGCAGGGGAGTCATTGGGACCGGGTCGCGGAGACGCTCTCGAGGGTGGGCGACGCCGACGGGGCGCAGTAG
- a CDS encoding RPA12/RPB9/RPC11 RNA polymerase family protein, with protein sequence MQFCDGCGSMMHTEGDTWVCRSCENEEPRDSQAEAAMATREGQQDDGAPDVADATQASAETMQEPCPADDCDSEQAYSEMMPKPGGSYEVRLLTCIECGHKWRES encoded by the coding sequence ATGCAATTCTGCGACGGGTGTGGTTCGATGATGCACACGGAGGGCGACACGTGGGTGTGTCGCTCTTGCGAGAACGAGGAACCGCGGGACTCGCAAGCGGAAGCGGCGATGGCGACCCGGGAGGGGCAGCAAGACGATGGGGCACCCGACGTGGCCGACGCGACCCAAGCCTCCGCCGAGACGATGCAGGAGCCCTGTCCAGCGGACGACTGTGACAGCGAACAGGCCTACTCCGAGATGATGCCGAAGCCGGGCGGTTCCTACGAGGTTCGGCTGTTAACCTGCATCGAGTGTGGCCACAAGTGGCGCGAGTCCTGA